atttagactAGTGGTAAAACAGTTCTGAGAAATGGCTGAGACCAAAGCCAATCCCTTCGACATGGACAGCTCCAACTTCGATGCGGAAAAGTATCTGGAACGGCTGCTCAAGGTAAGAGTTCCAAAATGATAAAGTTGTAACTATTAATTGTTTATTCTGGCTATTACTCACGAATTTAGGACTGCTCCTTGAAGCAAATTATGGATacggaggcggcggtggtcAAGGACACGCAGACATTGCACTCGGATATGCAGACGTTGGTCTACGAGAACTACAACAAGTTCATCTCCGCCACGGATACGATTCGCCGGATGAAGGATGACTTCAAGCAGATGGAGACGGATGTGAATCTGCTGATGACCAAGATGCAGTCCATAACGACTTTCAGTGAGCAAATCACCGGAACGCTGCAGGGCACTAGATCGCAACTATGTCGCCTGTCCGAAAAGCATTCGCTGCTCAAGAGGCTGCAGTTTCTCTCCACACTGCCAGCCAAACTGAAGTCCCTAATTGAGGAACAGAACTACGCGCAAGCTGTACAGGATTACCTGCATGCCCAGAAGGTGTTCGCCCAGTACGGTCGCCAGCCCTCCTTCGATGGTATTCAGCGAGACTGCGACGCCATCATGGCAGATCTCAAGGAGCAATTGCGAAATGACTTCCAAAGGGCGGGGAACACGGCGCAATCCTTGACGGAAATTGGAGAgctcctcctgcagctggACGAAAAGACCTCGGATCTGGCCAGCGAAATGCTGACTTGCGCGGGCAAACGACTGCACGAGCAAATCGTCATGCTGCAGGATCAAACGGAGCGCGATATGCTGGAGTTCGTCGACATGGGCATCGATGGTTTCCTCAACGATCTGGCGCTGGTAGTGACCTGCTACTTTGACATGTTTGTGGCCAAGCACTACGAGCATGAGCGGTAAATTAGCAATGTCTTCAATATAAACTTAAATGAGTTGTATTATCGATTCCTTTTTCAGCGATGACTTCCAGGAGAACGCGCTGCAGGAGTTAAATGTCTTCCTCAATCAGAACATAGAAAAGTATCTGACTCTTGTTCAGGACCGCGTTGAGTCCGACATTGGCTACGGCGACACCCAGGTGATGCTGCGCGCTCTGGATCGCCTTCATCGGCGCCTGCAGGCCATGCGAAATATCTGCCGCGGCTTGGAGGTGCAGCGCAACACAGTATCCATCATTATTTCAGCTGCCCACCAACTTTGCGATGCCCATGCCAAAAACCTCAAGGATCACTTTGCCGACAGCTTGAGTGCGGTGCGTCTGTCCCTGGTTTCCGCCAAAAGCGATGCAGCGGCTGGTCTCAATCTCGGTGACCTAATCAGCAACCTTTATGTGTCCATGGTGGAGAAGATAAAGGGCGTACTGCAGGACTTGCTCATATTCCTGCGCACCGACTGGTCATTCAACATCAAGGCGGAACACAAGGGCGCCCTGTGCGTAGAGGGCATTCGGGAGAACCTACTCATTGGCTTCCTGCGTCACATTGCCAAGGTGATGTGCGGTTTCGGAGATGCCTCCAGCTCCAGTCCACCCAATCTACTGCTGGTGCTGTCCAAAACATGTCTGGAACTCGAGCAACAGGGCGTTCACATACTGGTGAGCTTTATATCTCTTCTTCTACGTGTGACTTACCTAACAAATCGAATCCCTAGATTGCTCTGGTGGATGATCTGTACGAAATCGACTCGGAGAACAGTGCAACACTTACGCACGAAACGGAGATATGTGCAGAGATGCGGGAGACGGCACAAGCCCTATTGGACGCCTATGTGAGGTTGCAGGGCACGAATATCTCGCAAATGCTACGCAAGAGCGTGGAAACAAGGGATTGGCTTAACTGCCTGGAACCGCGATCTGTGCGGGCCGTGATGAAGCGGGTCGTGGAGGAGCTCGGCAGCATCGAGACGGTGGTGGCCAGTCTTTACGAGACCAATACGAATACAACGTCTGGATTCCGCACCACAGCCAGCAGTGATTCTAGCCGAAAAACATATTTCAGTAACTTTGCTTCCACATCAAAGCCACAATATCGGTCGAATTGGTCAAACTACACGCCTTCGCAGCTGGAATCCAGCTATGTGTCCAACATACATCGATTGTTTTCGGAGCGAGTGGAAATCTTCACTTCAGTAGAATTTACCAAGGCCTCAATTATAATGGGCATCATTAAAATCGGTCTAAAAGTAAGTAAATGTATGAAATTGAAGTGCTTTTTATGTGATTTCTGTTTTTAGACACTTTTGGAGTGCGTGAGGCTAAGAACTTTTAGCAAATTCGGACTCCAGCAGATTCAGGTGGATGCCCATTATCTGCAAATGAATCTGTGGCGATTTGTAAGCGATGAAAAGTGAGTAAGCTTCGATAATTAAAAGACATGTGGCACTTAACACACTTGTTTCACAGTCTAGTGAACTTCCTGCTGGACGAGATTCTTGGCTCAGCTGTCCAACGCTGCTTGGAGTCCGTTTTAATGGAGCCCAACGCTGTGGAAATTATTTGTGAACGGGGTTAGTATCTGTTTCCAAAACTGAAAGCAACATTCCACTTAAAATCTCCGTCTATTTTGTTAAACGCTGCTAGCCTAAGGATCTAAAAATAAACGTTGTGTATCTAATTTAGATAATTATCTAAAATCTTTTGGAAATTGACTTCATTTTTCAGAAAAAATCCTTCGAATTCCCATGTCGCCAATTTTTAACTGAATTGCCAGTACATCTAACCAATTTCAAATAGAAATCAGTTTCAATCTGTGGTATCGGCACTGAGACACAAAGTGAACTCGATGGTATCGCTCTTAAGATCCTCCTCGGTGTTTGTCAGCAGAATGCTGTGAGATTCCACATCATCGCCCTCGCCCGTTGAGATGGTCAACACACTGGGTGTCTCCTCGCCGATGGCTTTTCGTTTCTCGGTGCGTGCCTTCCGTGCTTCCTCAAACTCCTTGGGATGACACTTCCTACGATGCGTGTGCTGATTCGCATTGGAGTTAAAGGTCTTCGGGCAGTGAGGACACTTGTATAGCACCTCGCCCGTATGCATGGTCATGTGTTCCCTCAGTGTGATGGCCTTCTTGAAAGCCTTACCGCATACACTGCATTCGTGCTTCCTATCCGTGAGATGTACATATCGCTGGTGACTCAGCATGGCGCTTCGATTGGGCGAGACCTTTCCACACAGATCGCAGGTAGCAGCAGTGCCATTATGTCGCCGCACATGCTTCTTAAGGCTATGCTTGTTCTTGTGCCAGGATCCGCAGATGTCGCACTGAACCTTGGGCTCCGTGACACCAGCGTGCTCCAGCTGATGTCGCTGGAAGGCAGCTCGTCCACGTATAACCTGGGCGCAGATGTCGCACATAGTGCCATAGTTGCCATGCGCCATCTTGACGTGCGTGCAAAGCAGGGATTGGTTGGGAAATctatttgaaaaataaaatatcagtGATACAACTTCAAGATGGGTATAACCAAAATGTACCTCCTCTCACAGAGATCGCACACCACATTGCGCTCCTTGTGGATGACGCGATGCTGATCCAATAGATACTGCTTAGTGTATCTTTTGGGACACTGCTCGCACATAAAAGTCTTCTCCTCCTCCGGATGGTGCTTCAGCAGCTCATGGTTCCTCAGGCACTGTTTGTCTGCAAATCGCTTGTCGCACTGTGTGCAtctgtaattaaatttacttatTGGTTATGGATTCGGCTCATGGGATTTCTGCTTTAGATTGGCTCACTCCACTTTACCACTCACTTAAACTTCTCCGGATCGGCGTGACGATCAATGTGATCGGTGAGAAACGAGCGCTTGTAGAACTTCTTATTGCAGCAAATGGCATACCCCTTGCGATGGTGCTCCTGCAGCATGTGCTTGCAGAGCTGCAGGAAGGTCTCCTGCCCCTCGTGACACACGTCGCAGGTGAGTCTCATGTGGGCAGAGATCTTGGCATCGATATCCAGCATGCACTGTTTGTAGTCCGCATAGCGTTTGCTTTTCTGCGGGGTTCCTTCTGCCTTGCACGGGTTTCGTTTCGCCCTCGATTTGTTCGCCGGAGGTTTCGATTTTTCAGTAGCTGGTGGAGAGGGCAGGGGATGATGTGCTTTACTTTTGGCGGTTGATCGCGTTTCTCTGCGCTCTTCTGTGGGTAAGGTGGCTGTGGTTGTTGGATCGTGTTCTTCATCCTGTTCTGTTGCAGGGTCTTCTTTGATGAACTGCTCCTCTGGTGGGTTGGATTCCgtctgctcctcctgctgcacTATCACTTCGCTGAGGAACTGCTCATTGGTGAAGGAACCAGCCTCGCTGTCGCTGGCATGTAAGCCCAGTTCGTGGTCCAcatcctgctcctcgtcctgGTGCTCTGGTTCCTCATCGGGCTCTAGTTTCCCCTGATCCTGGCCAGATTTCAGGGAAAACCTTTCTGTGAGCAAACGATGTGCACTTTTCACGGCCACATAGAAGTTGTGAAAGTCGTTCACCTGATTCCAGCAGGTCAAACAAATCACCGTGGATATGGGATCATCGCTTTTTGGCTGCAATTGAAACATTTACGTATGCCACCAAAATAACAATCCAGGAAATTACCTCAAACCAAAAGTATTTGGCCAGCACATTGGCCACATTTAGGGAAAGGCCGACATCCTCGAATATCCGAATCGTATCCGTATCGTTCACGTTGTTCAGGCACAAACGGCAAATCATGCTTAAATTAATGCATTCAAACCAAAaccaatttatatatttctttatatcaaatcaaaacataaACACTTCTTCGATATATGAGATGCGATTATCGTGTGAAGTTATCGGCCACGATATCGAATATGACCACAACAAATCGAAGTTAGCAGAAAACTGTCGGTAATCGATATCGATAGTGGCGCTAAATTTTGAAATGATTTTGAAGGTCCGCatgttaaatgaaataaataaatagaacatCGGACTTTGTTTGGAGAATTGGTAATTTATTTAAGATAAAGttcaattgtttatttatataattatataactAATTGGTTTCAAGtttgtagtttttgtttgtatttctttttgttgttgtttacttTCTACCTTCTTTCGCTCTAAATTAATTACATGTAAAATCACAGCAgtctttcattaaaaaatagatTTATCAATGTTGTGTTTAATCCGTAGAATATAACTCTAAACATAGATCGTGTGTATAATAACAGAACAAACTTTCACACTacattcataaaaaatgtttaaaatttaacgGAATCAAGAGCTTACCACTAATCGGAGCTACAAATTGCCACTGCAAACTAACTACAGATTTAGTAATCACctatatatattaacattAAGGTTATCTATATCTCATACAGATATAGATGTACGTATCGTCATTGAACTGAGTTGACAAAATAAACACTTTTATCTCGTTTACGAATTGCACAGAAGTCAAAATTATCATTAgtcgatatatgtatatatagtatagttCTAAATATTGATAATCATTACGGCTAGAACGAACGTTGGTTTCCTTTGTATGAAATTTCGGCTACTGGAATGTATTTTACTTGCTCCTGTTGCTGAAAAACCTTGCGCCATCAAATTTGTAGTACAAATTCACTAAACTATCTTGGCATGTGCGTTATTcgttaaaatataatatgttagcgaatatttcaaatatttctacACGTATTTACACGTTCCTTTTTGAATTGAACTACCTAAGTATCGGTGTGGTCTacgaaaaaattgaaaaatgtatttataattgaTATTCAAAATTTTGATTACGCTACTGAACATGAAAAACGGGAAAGGGATAAACTTTGTTAGGAAATTGATACATAACTCCTGTCCAATTGCTACTGGTTTAGGATGGCTATATCGTACATATCGACTTTAATCACAGCTACGCAGAGTTTAGGCAAGGCGAGTAGTCATTTTGGGTAGCTAGCAGGGCGGGATGCCTTCATTTAGCCTGCCACCTGCTGCATGGTGATGGTGCTGATCAACTGCTGGCATATCTTTCCGTACTCGAACTGGTCCCCGGAAATGCGACGCAGCTTGATGCCTTTGCCGGCGCCATGGTGATCCCGGCTGCGTCCCTCGCACACTTGAAGCTCGATCTGCAGGCCCCCCGAGTACTCCAAACTGAGATTTGTGGTTGGCTCGCCATATCCAGAGTGTGAGGCGAGTAGGGAAGCCGCCTCGCAAGCCAGAGGATTAGAGGTGGATGCATTTGAGGCACTGCTATGGCGCGATTCCGCTCCACTGTCCTCCGAGCTGATGCTGCCCTTGTGCAGGACAAAGCCCTTGGGCGGCATTGTCGAGTCGATGGTCTGCTTCACCATCTCCAAAATGCGTGTGGAGTCCAGATTGGAGCACTCATGTGGCAGCGGCACTTCGTAGCACATCTCATCCGACATGCGCCGCGAATCGCACATGGAATCGGGCGTTAGATGACCACATTCCGTGTGATCGCCCATCTCCGAGTGGGAATCCGATTTGAAGCCAGAGCTGGCCGATGGCTCCTGGCAGGGCGACAAGTTATTCGAGTCATTGCTTAGTGAATCATCAGAGAAGCCAAGCGATTTGTCACTGCCCCGCCGGCATTGGGCTTCGGTTTGAGCTTGGGATTGGGCTTGGGTAGCATGGGAGGAGCTACTGGCTACTGGACAATGACTTCCAGCGCCCGATTCGCAGTCTAGGCTGGCCTTACGTCCAATGCCCCTGGTGATCGAAGGCATATCGCTGCTGGGCTCCGTGATGATAAGCCCCTATAAAGAGATTTTAGTGAACATTTATTGTCTGGATATAAATAAATCCCTATTGCTCTCACCTGCAGTGACATAACTGGAGTGTGCTGCTCGAGGGAGTCCTCACTGTCACGACTATTGTCCGAGGATAGAGCCACCAAAGTGATCTCGCTGCCCTGGACATCGGTGAGGCATATCTGCGGCGTAATTCCTCCCGTACAGCCCGCATATGGAGTACCCGTGCTGATGGTGTGACACATCTGCCCGTTCCCATTCTCCTCCTGAATGATGCACAAATTGGGCGAAGCTGGCGGCGTGGGCACGACCCTTACAGGTTGAGCGGGCGATAGGTTAAGCGGTTTCATGTCGTAGTACGCAGCCGTGGGCATGAACCAATTCGTGGCTGCATAGTCCGTGGGCTGCTGGTCCATCACGCCGCCGCAAACATCCATGGACAAGTCAAGAGGTTGATTGGCAGCGgcggccgctgctgctccttcgcTGGCGGCCGAAGTGCCCCTGGTGATGgaaccaccagcaccaccggtACTTAAACCAGAGATGCCCTTGGTGATCTGATGCAGCGGTGAAGAGCCACCGGCGGCACAGGGCAGGTATGGATTGGGAGAGCAACTACCGCTGAAGCTGGTGCTAAACACCGGCGACTGGCAGCCGCTGCTTGAGTTCGAGTTGCTGGCGCCCAAATTAATGCTGCTGAACTGGCCAACCagctgctgttgatgctgcggCTGCAGGGCCAGGGTCATAGGTTGATACTGCGTATAGCCACAGATCGGTTGACCAAACATCTGCTTGGCGGAGGTCAGCGAGGCATTCACAGCTCCGCCCTGCGGCATGCTGAGCGGCGACACACTGAAGCTGAGCatgtgctgttgctgctgctgctggagatgCGAGAAGTGGCTCTGGTCGAGATGACCTCCACTAACCGCCGCCGCACTCGAAGCATGAGCTGCCAGTCCCAGGAGCGGAGCCAGGTCCATCGGCACCACATGCGTTGAGATTATTTTGTTGGCTATTTCGAAGCTAACACGCTGCTCCTTAACCAGTCGATCCAGCGCGGGCATCAGATTCTTGATGGCTTCCGGAGGTACTTCAATGTCATGGCCACGACGCAGAGCCAGCTGCAAGCCCATGCCAGGTTTTCCATGTATGGGCGAACCTATTAAACAGTTTCCGTATTTAAAagatatttaatttgtttaaaaagtaAGCTTGTGTAGAAGCTTGTTGCGTTTGTATTGGTCTTTTTATCTCACCTGGCAAACTGATCGAATTTTCTAAAAGCGGCGGACTGGGTGCAACCAAAAAGTTTCTCTGTGCAATACCTTTCTGCAGGGACTGGCATTCCTGCAGCGGTCCTTGGAACTGGCTCTTGGATCCCTCCGAGGCTCGACGCACTGGACTGTATCGTCCTATTGTCGCTAGATGACAGGCAACAGGGATAAAAGAAGAGAGGATCGAGAGTGTTAACCAATTGctactattattttgcttATAAAATAGTTTCCTTCGAGTTACACATGTAACATATCAAGTAACATTTAGTAAATACATTTAGTCATGTGagtaatcaaatatttaaagttcaaattaaagtaaaatgaaaagataAAATGTAGCTAAATGTAGAGGAGGTTAAAAGTGAGTATATGTATGCTGGTTACGAGTTTGGTTATCATTTGTACACCTTGCTTAACTCCAGGATGAGGCAACAGAAAAAACTCAAGACTTACCACCCTCCTGGACGGTGGGCAACTTCGAGTGGATCACCCGATGGATGCGCCGATTGTTGGGCGCCACCAGGGGCACGGAACCACCAGCGGCCGCTACCAGGGGCAGCGAGTGGGGCGGCGATAGGCCCTTCGACATGCCCATGGgcagggccacgcccaccgggTAGGTGCCATTGGGGGGCGATTGACTAAGAGATTTCAGGGTGGGAGGCAGATAGTCGCGGTTCATGCGAGACTCAACCTCGCGAATTAACTCGGGTGGAATCACTAtcgttttgggcggttttggTAGAAGGGATTTGTAAGCAGCGAGATCAGGAGCGGTAGcggttgtagttgttgttgtggttgttgtgcaGTAGCGGGCAATGCAAAATTATCAATtgcaataaaccaaaaatgtttacataAAACGAAAGTTTAAAAAGGCAAACCATCAAATTATTACAGTAATCaaattataatcaaatacaagtatacaaaattaacaaGTGATCATATCTCTCATATAAACACTACAAAacttaatatttcaatatatcACTGATTTCAAGCTATTTATAGAGCGCCATGCAGCTATAACAATTAagctgttgaaatatttaagccgaatttaaataaattctcaATCTTCTTATGTCAGATTATAAGCCTATTACTAGTTATATTAAATGGCGTATTCGCAATGATTCAAAACATTCACTGgatatctaaaaatatttaagttagCCTTCCTAACGCACCTGGCGGCCTTTCGGTGACCGTGAGCAGTCCTGTTCGCCGCTGCCGCATATTGGAGGAGGTAGTTGGCGCCTGGGATCCTGGTCCGGATCCATGCGCTACGGAGAGATCCTCCGTGCAGCCCACCGTGTGGCGCTGGGTGCCTCCTCGCTTTTGCatataactaaaaaaaaagtgaatgtTAAGATGCTTTTAAAAAGAAAGGGTAAGCCCAAGTCAACCTTTGCAGCTCCTCGTTGCACTCGCCGGTGGCATTCTCCTGGCAGCACTGCATCTGCGCCACGGACTGTTCGTTGAGCGGTGACAACTCCTGCACGGCCAAAGGATCTGTGCCGCAATTCGGGTTGATGTAGTAACCGGCCGTGTCCATTTGCTGACCCTGAGCTGGAACCACAACGGTACCCGTGGCGGGATAGTAGATGTGTAGATTTGCCCCGCCGTCTGAGGCACGACGCCCAAATGAGCCTAGAAAAAATGAGTGCAACATTTGAGTGGTGCATGAATACTAGCGTCAGATTGACGAATACTCACTGGCTCCCATAACGACGGGCGGCTTGAGCAGATGCTGGTCCTTGATAGTGAGGTTGTGCAGGGGCTGGTTCTGCAGCATGGGCAGATTGACTGGGTAGTAGGGCACTGGCTGAGCGGGATCGCTGCACTGCGGTGGACACTTGAAGTCGATGGGCGGCACATGGGGATTGGCCAGCGCCTGCTCGTGGGCCACATCTCCGGGACCCACCGTATGGCGTCGCGTATTGGCTCCATTGACGCCTCCACCAGCATGTGCACTCAAATGCTGCGCATTAGCAGGAGGCTGGAAAAAGTCAAGCTTGTTATCGAAAGGTTTTCAGAGAATCATATAGAAGTGGTCGTACATCATTTGATCGCGCCAGGCATTCCAGCTCAAATTCACCATATTTCTCCAGATCCACGGCGACATCGGACCAGCCAAAGCCCAACGCTGTGCTGGAGGCATTGGCATTGCTCAGCGGACTGAGCCGGTCCAGAGATTCCTGCTTGACGGGCTCCGAGCGATCCACCACGCCCGTCGTGATGCTCGTCTTACGGGATCGGGAGTAGGCTAGGCTGGCGTGGTGCTGCAGTCTTTGGTTTTCGCGTCGCCGTTGCTGCAGCTTGTCATGCAGCAGGTTGTAAATGGCGTAGATGTTGTCGAATCGCTGCTCATGCACCGACTGCGCTATCATGTCGGCGGTCAGTCCAGGCAGTTGGAGCATGTGCGTCATCACCACAGAGTCCAGTTGCGGCGCTGAGTCCGACGCACTGCCCAGTGAGGATGTGGACGCCGATTTGGACACTGTTCCCGATCCGGGGGCACAGGACATGTCGCCGAaacgctcctcctcctgcatcTCTGACTGCCACTCGCTGAGCCAGCGGTGCTTGATGATCTGCTTGATGGTGTATCGTCGATCAGGCTCCACCACCAGCATGTTCCGGATTAGCTGCTCGCATTCTGTGTAAtataaattagtttattaCGTGTAAATAGGTTCGTTTAAATATGTTTCTAGAGCTCACCTTGCGACATAAAGAAGGGAATGCGAAACTTGCCCAACACCACGCGGCTTTTCAGCTCCAGGATGGTCTTACCATCGAAGGGCAACGCTCCACAAACCAGCGCGTACAGCACAACGCCCAAACTCCAGATATCCGACTTGGGTCCATCGTATTCCAGGCCCTGGAACACCTCTGGAGCGGCGTAGGGCGGTGATCCGCACCAAGTTCTCAAGGTGGCACCCTCGTCATAGTAATTACTGAAGCCAAAGTCGGCAAGCTGCAAGGCACAGAAAACAACTTAATTCCAAATACCATCAATATGATATGTATAATAGCATACCTTGATGTTCATGTCCTTGTCGAGGAGGACATTCTCGGCCTTGAGATCGCGATGCACCACCCCCCGCAGGTGGCAGTAGTGGACGGCCGAAACGAGTTGGGTGAAGACGCGTGCCGCCTCCGGCTCCTTCATCCTGCCATTGGCCACCAGATGGTCGAAGATCTCCCCATTGGGCGCATACTCGGTGACCAGATAGATCATCGACTGCGACTCCATCACCTCGTACAATCGGGTGATGTGGGGATGCCGCAGCGACTTCAGTATCGCTATCTCGCGGAACGTCTTGCTCAGGTACTCCTCGTTCAGACATGTTTTGTCTATGATCTTGATGGCCACCTGCAAGAAGATGTCGCGAGCAAACAGGAACAAGAATTtagccaaaaaaccaaaaacatcTCATCCCCCACCGCCGACTGTTTGTCGTCTCACTGGTTTGTTTGGCCCAGGTGAATGAACGTTTGCGGTGGAGCAGGAAAAGGGGGCGAAATGAGATTTAAAAGGTACGCgaatcagaaaaaaaaaacttccGAAAATCAAGATAAATGTGTGGGTGGcacagaaaccaaaaaaaaatgtgtctCGCTTGGCTAACACAACAGTGGAAACAGAATAACTGCAATTGCTTCTGAAACAGTTTTACTACTGTATCATACATAAGTTTAAGGTCAACcatattatattcttattaaTACATTTAGACAGATTATAGTTACTATTTAAAAGAGATACGTATTTAATTGGAACTCTCAGGCTTTATTCATAACCAAAGAATCGGTAAGTGGGATAATTCAGTTATGTTTTACCAGTTGAAAAGTGTTATGGTTTTATCTTAGAGTGAAACCACTGTAGGTGTTCCTGTTACCAGGCGTCT
This sequence is a window from Drosophila teissieri strain GT53w chromosome 2R, Prin_Dtei_1.1, whole genome shotgun sequence. Protein-coding genes within it:
- the LOC122612572 gene encoding uncharacterized protein LOC122612572 isoform X2 → MATTPTAGPAAAPATSSTPQNYKVPSTSKISVDKLLRVGYYELEKTIGKGNFAVVKLATNIVTKTKVAIKIIDKTCLNEEYLSKTFREIAILKSLRHPHITRLYEVMESQSMIYLVTEYAPNGEIFDHLVANGRMKEPEAARVFTQLVSAVHYCHLRGVVHRDLKAENVLLDKDMNIKLADFGFSNYYDEGATLRTWCGSPPYAAPEVFQGLEYDGPKSDIWSLGVVLYALVCGALPFDGKTILELKSRVVLGKFRIPFFMSQECEQLIRNMLVVEPDRRYTIKQIIKHRWLSEWQSEMQEEERFGDMSCAPGSGTVSKSASTSSLGSASDSAPQLDSVVMTHMLQLPGLTADMIAQSVHEQRFDNIYAIYNLLHDKLQQRRRENQRLQHHASLAYSRSRKTSITTGVVDRSEPVKQESLDRLSPLSNANASSTALGFGWSDVAVDLEKYGEFELECLARSNDPPANAQHLSAHAGGGVNGANTRRHTVGPGDVAHEQALANPHVPPIDFKCPPQCSDPAQPVPYYPVNLPMLQNQPLHNLTIKDQHLLKPPVVMGASSFGRRASDGGANLHIYYPATGTVVVPAQGQQMDTAGYYINPNCGTDPLAVQELSPLNEQSVAQMQCCQENATGECNEELQSYMQKRGGTQRHTVGCTEDLSVAHGSGPGSQAPTTSSNMRQRRTGLLTVTERPPVIPPELIREVESRMNRDYLPPTLKSLSQSPPNGTYPVGVALPMGMSKGLSPPHSLPLVAAAGGSVPLVAPNNRRIHRVIHSKLPTVQEGGRYSPVRRASEGSKSQFQGPLQECQSLQKGIAQRNFLVAPSPPLLENSISLPGSPIHGKPGMGLQLALRRGHDIEVPPEAIKNLMPALDRLVKEQRVSFEIANKIISTHVVPMDLAPLLGLAAHASSAAAVSGGHLDQSHFSHLQQQQQQHMLSFSVSPLSMPQGGAVNASLTSAKQMFGQPICGYTQYQPMTLALQPQHQQQLVGQFSSINLGASNSNSSSGCQSPVFSTSFSGSCSPNPYLPCAAGGSSPLHQITKGISGLSTGGAGGSITRGTSAASEGAAAAAAANQPLDLSMDVCGGVMDQQPTDYAATNWFMPTAAYYDMKPLNLSPAQPVRVVPTPPASPNLCIIQEENGNGQMCHTISTGTPYAGCTGGITPQICLTDVQGSEITLVALSSDNSRDSEDSLEQHTPVMSLQGLIITEPSSDMPSITRGIGRKASLDCESGAGSHCPVASSSSHATQAQSQAQTEAQCRRGSDKSLGFSDDSLSNDSNNLSPCQEPSASSGFKSDSHSEMGDHTECGHLTPDSMCDSRRMSDEMCYEVPLPHECSNLDSTRILEMVKQTIDSTMPPKGFVLHKGSISSEDSGAESRHSSASNASTSNPLACEAASLLASHSGYGEPTTNLSLEYSGGLQIELQVCEGRSRDHHGAGKGIKLRRISGDQFEYGKICQQLISTITMQQVAG